From a region of the Bradyrhizobium sp. KBS0727 genome:
- a CDS encoding oxygenase MpaB family protein produces the protein MGLMAEKDLSRELEIDRQFLSLAKGRTKPPTVADYEKSARGPRAKQMQRMMKKFFGFEPKIDSKVGHELAMTNWVGDPLSDVAILKIRRSGVNPHKVINQMIEKGIDGVENPPEELVAIWKEVSEDPEWLDWDKLELGAKAYRRFGVLGFQFQGINTIDSYRVETIARVLMSTGQYSDETAFKRFVLTCNFWLQISEPGGMRPYAEGWKVSLRVRLLHTLIRRAVFANKRWDAEHLGTPINQLGMMAAPLMSSLMLGKFTHLIGFRTTDTEIEAMMHLWRYIAYIMGYSSPHFPTTVDEALQTVFHAFNLSPLTDDPDGIRLGQSFLAAFRPTGKQKGWEKVKRWWEYKVNIAQTLFFVQPETRKLIKSPNPVFWGMIYWLTHAPIYFLQDRKRHKSAAYWEELDKRVSAQRRAWLNRQLGESDLLYRPESKF, from the coding sequence ATGGGTTTGATGGCAGAGAAAGACCTAAGCCGGGAGCTTGAGATAGACAGGCAGTTTCTGAGTTTGGCGAAGGGCCGCACAAAGCCTCCGACGGTTGCTGACTATGAAAAATCGGCAAGAGGGCCTCGTGCAAAGCAAATGCAGAGAATGATGAAGAAGTTCTTCGGATTTGAGCCGAAGATCGATAGCAAGGTCGGCCACGAGTTGGCCATGACCAACTGGGTGGGTGATCCGCTATCTGATGTTGCAATTCTGAAGATTCGCCGCAGCGGCGTGAATCCTCACAAGGTAATCAATCAAATGATTGAAAAGGGTATCGACGGCGTCGAGAACCCACCTGAAGAGTTGGTCGCAATCTGGAAGGAAGTTAGCGAGGATCCCGAGTGGCTGGATTGGGACAAGCTGGAACTCGGAGCGAAGGCCTATCGCCGTTTCGGCGTCCTGGGGTTTCAATTCCAGGGGATTAACACGATTGACAGCTACAGAGTGGAAACCATCGCCCGTGTGCTGATGTCGACCGGGCAATATTCAGACGAAACGGCCTTCAAGCGGTTCGTGCTAACTTGTAATTTTTGGCTCCAGATTTCGGAGCCAGGCGGTATGCGTCCTTACGCTGAGGGCTGGAAGGTCTCGTTGCGGGTGCGGTTGCTGCATACGTTGATCCGCCGGGCAGTCTTTGCCAACAAGCGTTGGGATGCGGAGCATTTGGGGACACCGATCAATCAACTTGGAATGATGGCCGCCCCGCTTATGTCCTCTCTGATGCTTGGGAAGTTCACACACCTCATAGGCTTCCGCACAACAGATACAGAAATTGAGGCCATGATGCATTTGTGGCGCTATATCGCCTATATCATGGGCTATAGCAGTCCGCACTTCCCAACCACTGTTGATGAAGCCCTTCAAACCGTATTCCACGCCTTCAACCTGTCACCGCTAACCGACGATCCTGATGGCATCCGCTTGGGTCAGTCCTTCCTTGCGGCCTTTCGACCGACAGGAAAGCAAAAGGGTTGGGAGAAAGTCAAACGCTGGTGGGAATACAAGGTCAACATCGCACAGACACTGTTCTTTGTGCAGCCCGAAACTCGCAAGCTGATCAAATCACCGAACCCTGTGTTCTGGGGTATGATTTATTGGCTGACCCACGCGCCGATTTACTTCCTGCAGGATAGAAAGCGGCACAAGAGTGCCGCGTATTGGGAGGAATTGGACAAGCGAGTCTCCGCGCAGCGTAGAGCCTGGCTGAATCGCCAATTGGGTGAGTCCGACCTGTTGTATCGGCCAGAGTCAAAGTTCTAG
- a CDS encoding TRAP transporter substrate-binding protein — protein sequence MKICTAIVAVVIGLAAAGYAKGADRAVTLRLSYFLPSSHPLQASFQEWVSRVEKASEGTLRVTIFPSAQLGKAFDHYDMARDAITDIALVGPGYQPGRFPIAGAADLPFQYNGGKSGTAAIDSWYRKYAPAEMKDVHFCLGFIQEPATFHSRKKVVEPEDVKGLKVRPPNAVLASLITRLGGTNVAASPQETRELIERGVADGTFVPWGSAVLFSIDRVAKFHIDEKMNAWFGVVVMNATRYEALSALQKSAIDENCNTDAAVALASRWADFEIAGRAKIVGQSGHETVTLTPDQLAAWRKAAAPLTALWSSAVREVGVDPDKAMAELKDSLQKYGAAY from the coding sequence GTGAAGATTTGCACTGCCATCGTAGCGGTCGTTATTGGCCTAGCCGCCGCAGGGTACGCGAAAGGGGCCGATCGAGCCGTCACCCTTCGCCTATCTTATTTCCTGCCTTCGTCTCATCCGCTGCAAGCTTCCTTTCAAGAATGGGTTTCTAGGGTCGAAAAGGCTAGTGAGGGTACACTGCGGGTAACTATCTTTCCGTCCGCACAACTGGGCAAGGCGTTTGACCACTATGACATGGCTCGCGACGCTATCACCGACATCGCTCTAGTTGGACCTGGCTATCAGCCGGGCCGTTTTCCGATCGCCGGTGCGGCGGATCTACCCTTTCAGTACAACGGAGGGAAGAGCGGCACGGCCGCAATCGACTCATGGTATCGCAAGTATGCCCCCGCGGAGATGAAGGATGTTCATTTCTGTCTCGGGTTCATTCAGGAGCCAGCAACATTTCATTCGCGTAAGAAAGTTGTCGAACCTGAGGATGTTAAGGGTCTGAAGGTCAGGCCGCCCAATGCGGTTCTAGCCAGTCTCATCACGCGCCTCGGTGGAACGAATGTCGCTGCTTCACCGCAGGAGACGCGGGAGTTGATAGAACGAGGCGTCGCGGATGGAACCTTTGTTCCCTGGGGTAGCGCTGTTCTCTTCAGCATCGATCGGGTCGCCAAATTTCACATCGACGAAAAAATGAATGCCTGGTTCGGCGTCGTTGTGATGAATGCGACAAGATATGAGGCTTTGTCAGCGCTACAAAAGAGCGCGATCGATGAGAACTGCAACACCGACGCAGCAGTCGCACTTGCTTCTCGCTGGGCCGATTTTGAAATTGCCGGACGCGCCAAGATCGTTGGTCAGTCCGGGCACGAAACCGTCACCCTCACGCCCGACCAACTCGCGGCTTGGCGCAAGGCCGCCGCTCCCCTCACAGCATTATGGTCCAGTGCCGTCCGCGAGGTCGGCGTTGACCCTGATAAGGCCATGGCGGAACTCAAGGACAGCTTGCAGAAGTATGGCGCCGCCTACTGA